The Macrobrachium nipponense isolate FS-2020 chromosome 1, ASM1510439v2, whole genome shotgun sequence genome includes a window with the following:
- the LOC135218937 gene encoding uncharacterized protein LOC135218937, translated as MEDCLKDTKRMGRITSQTRIFVIKVCNYLREQYDKEGEDDIVKRTAAATGISVRSIQRIKQQHKRGEMHSPPPRSRKSPVMGALDDFDKDCVRREIMAFYERGEIPTIEKLLDRVKKPPLNFPGAYMSLLKLVKEFGFRYKKVESGRKLLMERNDIVLARNKYPRLIDENRKSDSPRPEIYLDETWVNQNECVDKCWTLPDGIVGPRVKTGKGARFIIVHAGGEYGFVPGGLLFFRSKNGNKGDYHDSMNHTCFLSWIQTQLLVNIPARSLIVLDNASYYSKILTKAPVSRSKKSDIVSWLTNHNIAQDPSYTKTELLDVVKQHKYLQEYEIDKIARDAGHEVLRLPPYHCEFNPIELIWAQVKNEVKKCNSNPNQTLTNVERITKRAIDKVTAEDRKSCCNGKNIFL; from the coding sequence ATGGAGGATTGCTTAAAAGACACAAAACGTATGGGACGGATAACGAGCCAGACAAGAATCTTCGTCATTAAGGTCTGCAATTATCTTCGTGAGCAATATGATAAGGAAGGCGAAGATGACATCGTAAAGAGGACTGCTGCTGCAACAGGAATATCTGTTCGTTCCATTCAGCGGATAAAGCAGCAACACAAGCGTGGAGAGATGCACTCTCCACCCCCTAGGTCAAGAAAGTCACCAGTAATGGGAGCCTTAGATGATTTTGATAAGGACTGTGTACGTCGGGAGATAATGGCTTTCTATGAAAGAGGTGAAATTCCAACAATAGAAAAACTGCTGGATAGGGTGAAGAAGCCACCTCTGAATTTCCCTGGTGCTTATATGTCCCTTCTCAAACTTGTTAAGGAATTTGGCTTTCGTTATAAGAAAGTTGAAAGCGGTAGGAAGCTCTTGATGGAAAGGAACGATATTGTTCTTGCCAGAAATAAATATCCAAGGCTTATTGATGAAAACCGAAAATCCGATTCTCCAAGACCGGAAATATATCTGGATGAGACATGGGTAAATCAAAATGAGTGTGTGGACAAATGTTGGACTCTACCCGATGGAATTGTTGGTCCACGAGTGAAAACGGGTAAAGGAGCTAGATTTATCATAGTGCATGCTGGTGGAGAATATGGATTCGTACCAGGAGGATTGCTATTTTTCCGATCGAAAAATGGTAATAAGGGTGACTACCATGATAGTATGAATCATACATGCTTCCTATCATGGATTCAAACACAGCTACTGGTAAACATTCCCGCTAGGTCGCTCATTGTCTTAGATAATGCTtcatattattcaaaaatattgACCAAAGCACCTGTCAGCAGATCAAAGAAATCGGATATTGTCTCCTGGTTAACTAACCACAATATAGCTCAAGACCCTTCCTATACCAAAACCGAACTTCTAGATGTGGTAAAGCAGCACAAGTACCTCCAGGAGTATGAAATTGACAAAATCGCTAGAGATGCTGGCCATGAGGTACTCAGACTTCCTCCTTATCACTGCGAGTTCAACCCGATAGAATTGATTTGggcacaagtaaaaaatgaggttAAGAAATGCAATTCAAATCCCAATCAGACTTTGACAAATGTTGAACGCATAACTAAACGTGCAATAGACAAAGTAACAGCAGAGGACCGGAAGTCATGTTGTAATGGGAAAaacatatttctttaa